The sequence GAGGACCTGCGCCACGGTCTCGGGGCCGTCCCGCCAGGGCTTGTCCTCGGGGACGAGCACGCTCCATCCGCCCGCCGGGGCGAGCAGCAGGCGCACGCGCAACAGGTGTGCCGGGGGCCGGACGGCAAGGGGTTCGGCGCGGCAGAGCAGCATTCCGCCGGTCGCGGCCCTGGATATTGACATGCCCACACAATAGTGCAAAACGGACCGATCGGTGGGGTTCCGGCAGGGCGCTTGACTTCCCTCAACCGCGATATATCGTGTTAACAGAAGACGCGATATGTTGCGTGCGTCGAGCCCGGTCCGTGAACGCACGAGGAGGATCAGCACCATGGCAGAGCAGTCGCCCGAGTCGTCGTCGCCGACGACGTGGCACTTCGCCGAAGCGCAGAAGCTCACCTTCGGGGAGCCGGTGACCGAGCTCCGCGTCCGCCTCGTGAGCGGCACGGTGAACGTGGTCGCCGCCGAGGAGGGACCGGCCCGCCTGGAAGTGACCGAGGTGGACGGACCGCCGCTGTACGTCGTACAGGACGGCGGCACGCTGACCGTCTCCTACGAGGACCTGCCCTGGAACGGCTCCCAGGGCCTCAAGCAGTGGTTCGAGACCAAGCCGTGGAAGGCCTGGGCCGGTTCCGCCTCCGGCCGCAAGGCCTGGGAGCGCAGCGTCGCGATCACCCTTACCGTGCCCGCCGCCACGCAGGTCCACGTGGCAGCGGTCGGCGCCGCCGTCTTCGTCTCCGGCATCTCCGGCGGCACGGACGTCAACACGGTCTCCGGCGACGCCACCCTGGTCGGGCTGTCCGGCCGGGTCAAGGCGCACACCGTGTCCGGCAGCGTCGAGGCCCAGTCCGTCTCCGGCGAGTTCGGCTTCCACTCCGTCTCCGGCGGCCTGACGGTGGTCGACGGCTCGGGCGGCAACGTACGGGCCGACTCGGTCAGCGGTGACATGCTCATCGACCTCGCCGCGGACCCGGCCGCCCCCGAGCCGGTGGACATCTTCCTCAACTCCGTCTCCGGGCAGGTCGCGATCCGCCTCCCGCACCCCGCCGACGCCAAGGTCGAGGCCAACACCGCCACCGGGCGCGTCTCCAACGCCTTCGAGGACCTGCGGGTCTCCGGGCAGATGGGCGCCAAGCGGATCACCGGAACCCTCGGCTCCGGCGCGGGCACCCTGCGGGCGACCACGGTCTCGGGCTCGATCGCGCTGCTGCGCCGCCCGCAGGCCGACGCCGAGGGCCCCGCGGCCCCCCTCACGCTCGACAAGAAGGTGCTCTGACATGCCGCCCGTCTTCGCCCATGGCCGACTCCGCCTGTACCTCCTCAAGTTGCTGGACGAGGCCCCGCGTCACGGGTACGAGGTGATCCGCCTGCTGGAGGAGCGCTTCCAGGGCCTGTACGCGCCCTCCGCGGGCACCGTGTACCCGCGACTGGCGAAGCTGGAGGCCGAGGGCCTGGTCACGCACGCCACCGAGGGCGGGCGCAAGGTGTACTCGATCACCGACGCCGGCCGGGCCGAACTGGCCGACCGCGGCGGCGAACTGGCCGACCTGGAAGTGGAGATCCGCGACTCGGTGACCGAACTCGCCGCCGAGATCCGCGACGACGTCCGGGGTGCGGCCGGTGACCTGCGCCGCGAGATGCGGGCCGCGGCCTCGGCCTCGGCGACCCGGGTCGAGGACGAGTCCTGGAAGGCCGCCAAGGAGGACCTGCGCAAGGCGCGACAGGAGTGGAAGGAACAGGCCCGCCGGGCGAAGGACGAGAGCCGCCGGGCCCGTGAGGAGGCGCAGCAGGCCCGCCGCCAGGCCAAGGAGGCCCAGGAGCGGGCCCGCGAGGAGGTCCAGCGCATCGCGGGCCAGCTGCAGGAGCAGTTCGCCAGGTCCGGGGGAGTCCTGGGCAGCCTGGCGGGAGCCTGGCTCGGCGGGGCGCCTGCCGCGGGCTCGGCCGATGCCTCGGCTGCGGGCGCGGACGGGGACGCGGGGCGGGCTTCGCAGTGGGCCGCGGATCTCGCGGCCACCGGTGATCCCGCCCGGGACCTCGACCGGCTGCTCGACCGTTTCCGCGACGAGGTGCGCGACGCGGCCCGGGACCGGGGGGTGACCTCCGCCCAGGTGGCCGAGGCCCGCCGGCACCTCGAAGCCGCCTGTGGCCGACTGGGAACCACGTTCGGCGCCGGGTCGTAGTCCGCGCGCGGCGCCGCTGCCGGGGCGCCGCCCCGGACCCCGCGCCTCGAACGCCGGCGGGGCCGGAGGTGGCGCCGTCGCCTCGGACGGGGCGGTGGTCAGGCGGCCAGGGTGGTTTCGGCCGTGTCGTAGGTGACGCCGTGGTCCGACAGGACCTCGGCGACGGTGCCGGGGCGGGAGAGCAGGGCCAGGAGCAGGTGCAGGGTGCCGATGTGGTTGTCCTTGCGGCCCAGGGCGATCCGTAGGGACTGCTCCAGCACCTTCTTCGACCCCTCGGTGAAGGGCACGTGGTAGCTGCCGGTGCGGTCGTCCGTGTCCGCCCGGCCGAGGGCGGAGCGGAGCGAGGCGCCCAGGGTCCGCCTGCGGGGCGCCGGGGTCGCGAGGACGCCCTCTCCGTGGGTCTCCTCGATGCGCGAGACGATCTCGGTGAGGTCGATCCCGAGCCCGGCCAGCGCCTCCTCGTCCGCCCGGGACATGCCGCCCCGGCGGCGGGCGGCCGTGAGGTCGGCGGTCACCGCCGCGTGGTCCACGCCGAGCGGGTCCAGGGATCCGAGGGCCAGCAGGGAGAGCAGCAGGTGTTCCTCGGTCACGGTGGCGGCGCCGCTCCGCCGGGCCTCGGTCACCGCCCCGGTCACGGTGGACCGGGCGTCGCGGGTGAAGCGTTCGAACATCAGAGCCTCCCGTATTTCTTGTGCACGGCCTGCCGGCTGACGCCCAGCTCGGCCGCGATCTCCTGCCAGGACCATCCCTGCGCGCGGGCGCTGCGTACCTGTAGGGCCTCCAGCTGCTCCAGCAGCCTGCGGAGGGCGGCCACGGCACGCAGGCCCACGCGCGGGTCACGGTCACCGGCCCGCTCGGCGAGATCAGTGGCTTCGGTCATGGATGTCAATGTAGGTTGACGCGGGAGGTTCGTCAACCCCGGTTGACATTCAAGAGGGTCAGGGGGTGAGGACGATCTTGCCGAAGAGGTCGCCCGACGCGAGCTTCTCGAACCCCTCCCGCGCCCGGTCCAACGGCAGCACCTCGTCGATCACCGGCCGCAGCCCGGTGGTCGCGCAGAAGGCGAGGAGGTCCTCCAGCTCGTCCTTCGAGCCCATCGTCGAGCCGACCACCTTCAGCTCCAGGAAGAAGATCCGGGTCAGCTCGGCGTGCGCGGGGCGGTCGCCGCTCGTGGCGCCGGAGATCACCAGGGTGCCGCCGGGCCGCAGGGACTTCACGGAGTGCGACCAGGTGGCCGCGCCCACCGTCTCGATCACCGCGTCCACCCGCTGCGGCAGCCGCGCGCCCGGCTCGAAGGCCTCCACGGCGCCCAGCTCCACGGCCCGCTTGCGCTTGGCCTCGTCCCGGCTCGTGGCGAAGACCCGCAGGCCGGCCGCCTTCCCGAGGGCGATCGCGGCGGTCGCGACACCCCCGCCGGCGCCCTGCACCAGGACGGAGTCCCCGGGGCGGACCCCGGCGTTGGTGAACAGCATCCGGTACGCGGTCAGCCAGGCCGTCGGAAGGCAGGCGGCCTCCTCGAAGGTCAGCTCCGCGGGCTTGCGCAGCACGTTCCAGGCGGGGACGGTCACCTGCTCGGCGAAGGTTCCCTGGTAGCGCTCGGTCAGGATCGAGCGCGGCTCGTCCGGGCCGACCCCGTGGCCGCTCTGGCCGATCACGGAGTGCAGGACGACCTCGTTGCCGTCCTGGTCGATCCCG comes from Streptomyces virginiae and encodes:
- a CDS encoding DUF4097 family beta strand repeat-containing protein codes for the protein MAEQSPESSSPTTWHFAEAQKLTFGEPVTELRVRLVSGTVNVVAAEEGPARLEVTEVDGPPLYVVQDGGTLTVSYEDLPWNGSQGLKQWFETKPWKAWAGSASGRKAWERSVAITLTVPAATQVHVAAVGAAVFVSGISGGTDVNTVSGDATLVGLSGRVKAHTVSGSVEAQSVSGEFGFHSVSGGLTVVDGSGGNVRADSVSGDMLIDLAADPAAPEPVDIFLNSVSGQVAIRLPHPADAKVEANTATGRVSNAFEDLRVSGQMGAKRITGTLGSGAGTLRATTVSGSIALLRRPQADAEGPAAPLTLDKKVL
- a CDS encoding PadR family transcriptional regulator, with the translated sequence MPPVFAHGRLRLYLLKLLDEAPRHGYEVIRLLEERFQGLYAPSAGTVYPRLAKLEAEGLVTHATEGGRKVYSITDAGRAELADRGGELADLEVEIRDSVTELAAEIRDDVRGAAGDLRREMRAAASASATRVEDESWKAAKEDLRKARQEWKEQARRAKDESRRAREEAQQARRQAKEAQERAREEVQRIAGQLQEQFARSGGVLGSLAGAWLGGAPAAGSADASAAGADGDAGRASQWAADLAATGDPARDLDRLLDRFRDEVRDAARDRGVTSAQVAEARRHLEAACGRLGTTFGAGS
- a CDS encoding Clp protease N-terminal domain-containing protein; this encodes MFERFTRDARSTVTGAVTEARRSGAATVTEEHLLLSLLALGSLDPLGVDHAAVTADLTAARRRGGMSRADEEALAGLGIDLTEIVSRIEETHGEGVLATPAPRRRTLGASLRSALGRADTDDRTGSYHVPFTEGSKKVLEQSLRIALGRKDNHIGTLHLLLALLSRPGTVAEVLSDHGVTYDTAETTLAA
- a CDS encoding helix-turn-helix domain-containing protein — protein: MTEATDLAERAGDRDPRVGLRAVAALRRLLEQLEALQVRSARAQGWSWQEIAAELGVSRQAVHKKYGRL
- a CDS encoding zinc-binding dehydrogenase, which gives rise to MFAAYAARIDRDQPLNGLELGDRPAPEARPGWVTVNVKAASLNHHDLWSLRGVGLGEERLPMILGCDAAGIDQDGNEVVLHSVIGQSGHGVGPDEPRSILTERYQGTFAEQVTVPAWNVLRKPAELTFEEAACLPTAWLTAYRMLFTNAGVRPGDSVLVQGAGGGVATAAIALGKAAGLRVFATSRDEAKRKRAVELGAVEAFEPGARLPQRVDAVIETVGAATWSHSVKSLRPGGTLVISGATSGDRPAHAELTRIFFLELKVVGSTMGSKDELEDLLAFCATTGLRPVIDEVLPLDRAREGFEKLASGDLFGKIVLTP